DNA from Pomacea canaliculata isolate SZHN2017 linkage group LG9, ASM307304v1, whole genome shotgun sequence:
TCTCAGTCAGTGTCACTAAAGCAGTCTCTGATGGATGCTACACATGTGCTAATGGCCAGAGTGGGCACTGTGGACATATTGTGGGCTTGCTGTACCAGCTTGCTCATTTTAAGATAACAGGAACAAACTACATTCCTGAGGTCATCTTGACAATGAAGAGGGATGATCTGAGACTATTTttaggtgaaatattttttgtcaagtgtttcttatattaaaaataatagaaaatttagaaaaaaatttgccaGCAGGTATTACTTGTTTGCTGTGTAATattccatcatctacatcagtTTCTCATTTGCAGGATGCTGCAAAAACATCACTGCCCCAGACATGGCACATCTCCAGAGGAGAAAAGATAAGAGGGGAGGCAGTGGATGAAATCAAAATCCACAGCTTTAAGTCTGACAAGAAGTCAGACCCTAGTATTTGCAATACATACAGGTGCAATCCATTGTGTTCAGAGTTTCCATCTGCCCTTTGTCTTGTTGAGAGTTTAAAAGCTGCCACAGAGTCTTGTTGAGAGTTTAAAAGCTGCCACAGATAGTAAGTTCCTGTTGTTTgattaagaattttatttcttgtgttgtaCAAGATCTGCATAACGAGAACTTTATGCTTTAACAAAAGAGACGGTCAACATTTATACTTGACAAGAgcatacaaaagataaattcCAAATTTTTGCATTCGGAGTATAATGAGCAATAATTTAgcatgcattatatatatacacacacatctatgttgTCATAAAtgatacacacacatctatgtaGTCATACATGATAATTACTCTTGCtcatcatataataattaatagcctCTGTTGCAGGCTCTGCGTCTGCTGTTGCAGTCTCTGTGTCCACGTTTTCactgatgaaaaggaaaaaattttaCCACATGAAATGACTAATTTTGCACAATTCACTTAGCAATATTTGACAGGGGTGAACCTGCAGTAATTTCTGCAATCAGATGAACAGAAGTGAACCTACTGAATTCAGTAAGTGACAGATCACTtgcaagatattttgatatactgatttttttttttcgtctcatGAATACACTAGGAATGggagtgttttgtgtttttagcgATTTGAGTTGTGAgttgtaaactgaaaatatttcctgaGACTTGCTAATAGTCAAAGTGTCTGAAGAAGGATGACACAATTTCTATTGttataatgtgttaatattattacatatttttttcacagtgatgatattaaatgtgatttataaaagcactttgcatttatctttgtatttctatgTGTGATTTGGACAGCAGTCTCCATGCACATCTGAACTgatcaatacttttttctttaaaatacacatTCTCATCTTGTGTAAAGCATTCAGGTAGTTCACAATAAATGagattaaaagacaaaacaattcagACAGTTGTAGCACGGTTGCATACCAATTTCAAAAAACATAGAATGCAATATCCTTATACAGAAAAATGATTAAGTAATCACACTCTGTTTTCATGACAAGATCATCCATTAatacaatgcaacaaaagtttACCTCTGATTTGTGTTGGCATTTGCTTGTGACATGGGATGGCGAACTGCAggctgatttctttcttttccacattGGAAGTTTTTCCATGTAAACAGACTTGGTACAGCATCTGATTtaagtcttctttgttttccttttaaggtCAAAGGGCGAAAATCTTCTGGCACAAAAAGCCTGCTACAAACCCTTGTCCAATTTCTgatctgaggaaaaaaaatatagtcatgttatcataaacatttaccaaaacaCATGTATGATTTTGTCTTTAAGCCGTTTTTAAGTGATATTCACATCATTACTTTTAATCACTGTTGACTATGTTGTGAAACTAATAATCCttatattaaaattgtaaagtGTAAAGGAATGCGATTGATTCAAAATTAATTAGTcatgcagcagcaacaaagaTATAGGTTCACTACAAAATAAGTTGTAATACTGGTAGTATATGTCAGCCTTTTTGAACATTCTGCAGCATTTTAATGTAACAGCACtttaataatacaatgtaatgCGTTTTCAGTAATACGAAATGGCTATGCCACATGATGTAAGTTTAAACTACGAGCACAATAGGTATTCTGAAATCATAGTTTTAAATCAATTAGAAAGATTAACGATGATTCAGATGGCATGGAAAAAAGTGATGttgcgaaagaagaaaaagactaatAGTGATAGGGAATTTGAAACCTCGATCATGCTTACCCGAAAGAGTGGCCCTTCGTCTCTCTGAATTCTTACAAGCCAaatcttcttcatttgttcatctttCGGAATtccatgaaaggataatgttggacatTTGTAGGCTTTAACTGTACATTGAGGTACACAGCAAAATCGAccatcattgttatttttaagagcCGGTATGGTCGAAGAACGCTACGTGCatcaacagtaaacatcaacaCCGGAAGTGGTCTGGAGTTTTTGTGGGGTGAAGGTCAtctgcatgcataattttccgAAATCGTCCATATACACACAGGAGACAATTATACAGAGAGAAGCGCGTGCACGTACAGTTTCCTCCCCTTACCAACGCAGACGTCACATAAGGAAGCAAAGTTCAGATGTGAACCATTCAAAACAGCTCGCTCGCACTATTTCTTTCGTGTGTGAGAAATAAATCTGCTACAATGCAAACTGCAGCTTGTGACCTCTTGTCTACACTCGACAGCCGTAGTCACATGACCTGTCTAACAGCGATGCTTACAGTTTCGGTCTCGTGACCCTGAGTGTCGTCTGCATTCGACGCGGGTTTAATCTAGTAAACGTTTACTCGATCGGTCGCTCGCAGTGTGGGGATGACTGGTGAAGGTAAGGAAGTAAAACAAATCTGTTATCCTCGTGTTGGTTAGTCAGgctataaaaacaatttattgatCCGTGGTAGGCTTAAGTAAGTTGGGTTAATTGTGTAGTTGTTATAGCTTTCACGTTATATATTGCGACATTCGGTATTATCAGCGGTCAGTTACACAGCTTTACGTTGTTTGTTATGAcaacattttgctttatttatttattccttctgtTATCTAACTTACATTGGGATGAGAAATGGTTATAATAATTTGAATACACACACAATCGCGCacatatagaaaaataaacacttgaaaCAATTAAAGGATTATTCGCCGTGACAGTAATTATATACTGATTGCATCAGGAGTCAcccacaaatatttcactgcagTTGTAACTGCTTTCTGTTTTGGGCTGTAATGACTTTGACATATGAGAAGAAGCATATATGTTACTGTAGTTGTATTCAGgcatatatacatgtgtgcgtgtgtgcgcgcgcgcgcacgtatGCGTGTATgacggggagagagagagaggaagctaAAGCACTGGAGTTTGAATTTTGAGTGGGCCTGAGCGTATTTCAGGAGGTAAgtaaacaacagtaacaacCATGCATATCTTCATTAACACCATCTCCTAGATATAAGAGCTTTAAAGAGGACTGTGAAAAATGTAATTGACTCACAATAATACAATCATGcaagataaacaacaacaaataaaaaccaccATCCTAAAAACCACCAGCTGAGAGAATTGTACTAAACTGTAGCTTAGAGGCCACCAGTCCATTTATGATTATGCTTTCTACCATAAATATTTCAAGTACATAGGGCAGGGGTGAACAATTAGTACATCCCATGGTACGGATGTGGCTTGTGGACGTCTTTTGACTGGCTCTTCTGccaaatgtgaagtgcacttgtcttaatttttttttaattcagcctaggttaatttgaacATTAGAAATCAGCAGTCCATAAAATTTTAACACAGGCGAAGTACAAAGCTAACAATATCacagctgacatgtctgatggagttgTTAGAGAGCATCGGGGGTGGCTGCCtccaaaggaaaggctggttttaaagttttaatgtgtGTGAATTCAAACAGGTTCACTTTATACCATACATTTTTTAGTAAACATCATTATGTACTCATTAGTTGTTCATTCCATTATCGCTAATATAGTCACCTGGTGTAGGGTTTAGGTATTTTGCCAGCCTGCCACATAGCTTAGAAATTTGAGACCagcccacaaaaagaaaactttgtccaCCCCTGACATAGGGTGTTTATAATCTTTTTAGGTACATTAACTTTTGAGGTGTTTATGTAAGCTTATTTAGGGCAAATGCAAAATATAGTTCAGTTTCATCGCTTGGGCAAAATGGATATTGTGAAGGATGATGCTCAAGATAATAGCAAAATTTATGAAATTTCAGAACTGTTATCCATAATCTAAATTTAATTAAGACTTCTCTCTCTTACCAAATGTGCTTAATATTTAAAAGGTAATTGCTTGATAATATTTCTGATTTGAATGTACTATTTTCAGAGAAGTATTTACTGCTGCTATAGTCTTACTGTTCCAATGGACTTACTGTTCCAATCCTGCTTACCATTGGTTCTCCCATACAATACCCAATCCAAACTGATACAAAATAATCATTACATACTTTAACCAggtgaaatttttatttaggtGCAGGTTTAATAGAATATTTGGTGTCAACTTTGTCAGAAAATTTTGGGAATCTGAAATCTCTAGTAATTGTTAGCCAGTCACAAAATCCTAAGCCCTGAAATTATTTACTGGGTTATACAGTTATACAGCCCTTATACAGTTAAGAGGaagtttgttggtgttttattcATACtccttaaatatttaaagattttgcaagtttgttcattttttttcaacaatgcTGCAGTTGTAGCCCATGTTCTTGATAAGTAACATGATTATAATCTCTTCTGGTGTACTTCAGGGATTACAGCTTAGATAATACCATTACAAGATGAAGTTTGTATTAATTTGCCTTCCTGAAGATTTACAGTAATGAtggtgtacttttttttctcaaacatctGAGTATATGTGTCTTTTTATGTGTACATCTTAACCTTCTTTAagtgtttgtagttttgtggtaGCTAGAAATCTGTAAAATACTAGGTCTTACATTTACAGACTTTGAGCAAACCCCTCTATATTATGGGTGTAACCTTTCTAATAACTCAAAAtgtgttgattttcttttgttaactTTTGGTTTCTTCAAGACTTTAGGAGCTTATATAGAATTGAAACATCATATGTATACTTAAAAGATTTGTGTTTAAACTGCAGAGCttgaaagaataataataaatttcaaGCAAATATCCTATGcagttatttttccttgtagacaattctttatttaaactTGATTAATTCTCCATATTGCAcctgtttttatatttccaaagtttgaaagattttaattaTGTAAGTAAAATTTGGGTACACCACAGGAAGTGATTGTGCCACCTGCTCAGAAAATATACTGCCTGTACTACTGACTAATTAATCGTCTTCTTATTCTTAGTGATTATAGAGGCATCTGTGTGGAATTGCTAGCAACCTGTTGCCAACTTTTTCCACTCTGTACTGTTTTTACAGAGATGGCAAAATGGGTAGCCTGTGTCTATTCATGGATATGGTATCACTTTTACCTCACCTCTTTCCTCCTCTTAGCATGCTGCCATATGAGATGATCTTTACAAGGCGTTTTGACCTTCCCACTTGGCCTATACATTGCAGCTTTCATTTCTTCAGTATAGGCAGAGGACTTTAAAGGTCTAGAACCCTGCTTGATTCTTTTGTTCAGATTTTTCTGGATGGAATGGTCATTGTGATGCACAGAATCTTCCAGAAACACCTGTCCCCTCATTTCTTTACTTTAGATCTTCAGTTAGAAAACTTCTCTCATGAACATTCAGTCATAGAGATAAAGATCATGAGTGTATGAAGTATTTACTGGTTTAAAAGGTAAGAGAGATGTTGTTGTTTCAGGAGATACTTTTAAGTTTTTTCAGTGTAGCAGTTTTTGATAGCACATCTTGGCTAGGGTGCTTAACTACTTgaagtttattattgttttaagtATTTGTTGATTGGTAATTTTGCATTGATGCCGTATAGGTTGTAGGTTTATCTCCTTATAACTGGTCTTTATTCCATACACTGCTGTTTTGTCAATAAGGTGCTGTGCTATCTAGCAAGTTGTGCATCTTTGATAAGCAGTCCATTCCATTGGTGAAAGGTAAACAGTGAATCAACGTGGACCGAGAGTTCAAATATAGTAAAATTATCTTAATGTGTGTAAGTTATGATTCTTTTGAGGAAGGCATTAAAGAGGGTAAGACATGAAATACAACTTCTTGTCATGGAATGGAAATATATGAGGAGAGGTGGGGGTAGAGCACCATAGTCCTGCAATAGTTTTGCAAGTACCATTATGAAAGTATTATAGAGACAAAGTATAAAACAGGACACAGTACTTTGCTTGTGCACTTATacattttgtataaatatgtgAGTTTTgatctaaatattttaaattatgtgCCTTTGTGAAAATCATATTAAGGACAACAGCATGCAGCTCTTCTAgcataataaatgaagataagttttgtttaaatttttctttcagtatCTAGAGATGGCTGGTTGTGTGGCAACACTGCGTAAGGAATTTCGCCTCCGTAACTTTGGCTTCAGTGGTGTGAAGAAGGAAAGATTCTGCATGCCAATAGTAAGTTGCAGATTTATTCTGAGGGTAACagcaatttatttaaaataataacatattCTTTTGTGGCAGATACagcaattttattcatttaactAATTAAAAAGGtagtaacaattattttatttgttagttgCATAGAAGCATTTCTCTTGATTAATAATCTATTGGTGAAACAGTGTTTCACTATATCTTAAATAATACAGAGGTCATAAGTTGCaagttttttaacaaaaaaccCCTTTAAATATGCTTTTGCAGTGGCAGGTACCATTTGTTTTCTACCTGATCTACCGTTTTGTGCTGATGGTGTATGTCATCTTCTGGCTTGGGTATACATCTCACTTTCATGGAAGTAATCTTGAAATTTGGGGTGCATACCTGACTAACTGGACCTACACATTGCTGACAGTGTACATGATTGTCCACTGCCTAGTGGTCTCCTATTACTATGTTTGCACTTTCTGTGGTCAGGATCGTTACATGTACAGCTTCTGTAGAAGAATGAATGTTGAGTACCATACAAGCATTTTTGCAGAGCAGAGCGAGAGAATGGAGCATGAGCATGAGTGTGTTGTTGGTGAAGAACCTGAGACCGAAGTTTTGTTGGTAGGCACAGTCAGTTTCGTTAATAGACCACCATGGTACATGTGCATTACCTGGGTACTTTTTTCAGCAGTGTCCACTGGTGCTGTCATGGTGACTATtgtttttttcgcttttttgtTTCCAGTAATGAAAGGAGCATCGGTAATGTCTTTAGAAAATGTACAGCTTCATTTGCTGAACTCTGTTATCATACTTCTTGAGAACTTTATAACTGGTATACCTTGCAGACTTCTCCATGTTGTGTATCCCATACTTTATGGGTTATTGTATCTTCTTTTCAGTTTGATTTACTGGGCAGTTGACCACAGTCATGTCATGTACCCTATCCTAGACTGGAACAAGCCAGGACCAACTGTGGGCTTTGTATTTTTGATAGGCTTCGTCTTCATTCCCATcatatatacttttttcttccttctgtacCGACTGAAGATGTCAGTTTTCCACTTGCTTTATCGCAGAGCAAATCTATAAATGAGAGTTCACTTTTGTTCAAAAAGTTTAAGTCTGAAGCTTTTATAATTCCTGTGCAGATCACATGTTTTTggctaagaaagaaaaataagccaGTCTTGTATAAAACAAGATAAGGTGATAATCATTCCAAAATCTACATTTGTTTCACGAAGATCCAGTTTGtccaattttacttttttgtgaacAGACCATTTTGCAATAATTCTGGTACAGAAGCTGCATCTTGCTAGAAGAAGAGTAAGTGAATCTGtagttaaataaattttttggcACTTTTATAAGTAATATTttggatttaaatattttgaattgttGCAGTTCATTATGTAACCTGTTAAAGTATTATTCTTAGACTTCTTGTACATTTCTGGCACGCCACCTTGCAATTTTTGTGGTTATTCCAGAAAATTTTACACAAGTGCCTCATATGGTCTGTACTtggataaaataaacatttatcctGGAGCAGTTAAGATTACAAATTTCAAGAGAACAGGCATTagattgtgtttgtctgtgatgAATTGTAATGTACTGCATTAGTACAGAGAGAGTACTTATATTTTCTTCCttgatcttaatttttaaaatattaataaccaTGTGAATCTGTATAAACAAGCTAATCAGAGTAAAACTTTTGTTGTTCAGCAAGTAGGACTTTTGAATCTGGTATTTCTAGGATTTCTAAACTGCCATCGTAGTGTTAAACATGGAAAGGATAGTTTTATGTACAGTTACATTCATGAGATCACGAAATTAATTCTTCGGATGAttccaaaatacattttaaattacatgTCAGATACAGTGGATGACACATATTCCGAATTTACATTTATTGATTACTTCCCCttagtagatttttttttcagtcatcaCTTGTTTACTCTATTCAAATGGCATAATCAGGGTAATTAATAAAGCTGTCTTTTCAGCTTAACTAAAACCATATAATGTTTGATACTCAGGATTCACATGTCTTACAATTGTACATCACGTTGCTGGCATGACTAATAACATTCCATTGTTTTAGCTGTATGTGTAGAGCTCACAAGGTTTAACATTTAGTCCTGTCCAGCAGAGCTGAAAGTGGTCAGACACTTTGGGTCACAGACCAGATTGCCTTTTTTTTGGCTGTCCAGATCGTGATAAGTTTCCTGGATGAAGGACTTTGGACAGGACAACGTGGAACACTCTGTTCTTTCATctacttttaaaatacatttgcaaCATAGTGCGGAAACTCCAGGAGAAAGAGGAACTCGATCAGTCAGGAGGGTAAAATGCAAGTAAGCATAAAAATcgactaccaaaaaaaaacaaattgcaacAATCAATGCAGGGGTGAatcaaaaatattgtaaacaacCTTGGTTTAAAGGTGTCTTcaataaaaaatcaaatgacTTCAGTAACATTTATGTACAACATATGCAACATTTAGACACCCTTCTTTCACTCCCTTTACgagttctgtaaaataaaattttttctgttgctattaaaataatgtacACATTCTAATGAGTGTAATTTGGTAACATTCTTAGTTTTAACCCCTTCTGTTTGGCTTTGGTAGTACAGTCCTTTCCTTTTGGATTTTAACAGTATGTGTCAAGTTTGGGTATGACACAGACTGGTCTGTGACACACTTCCACTGTGTCCACATGGAATGTATCTTTCTACTTCATAATATGGGAAATGTGAGGACTGTGTGTTTTGCACTTTCTATGCATATGGCATTGCTATAGAGTATTGCATTCTGTTGATGGATAACTACTTTTTCCTGccattttgtgttcattttttttttttttttttttttttttttgaggggaggggtTGAGACATCATTACCAAGCCATAGGTTTGATAGAAAACATCGACATGCTCTTTGTCATTCCATGAACATGAAGTCTTTAGGAGTCAGACCACAAGAGCAAATCTCACACCAAGGAGCAAGTCAAGTCTGCCgaaaaatcataaaagaaaGCTCACTTTGTACTATCCTCCAAAATCCTGATAGCTAAGAGTTAAAACTGCTTGAAAAACAGTAGCAATCTGTTCCTTGAGCAACAAATTATAAGTGGATAATTTTCTTAAGTACCAGAAGTGTTGAAacgtcaaaaaaacaaacagggaAATACAGTAAATCAATAAGCTGTGACAAAATAGAAAtgaatttacaaaacaaaacgtGTTAGAGATAAAATGAGAACCAAATGTATTTTCGTTCAAATATacttaatgtaatatttcttaCACTAGAAAAAGTTGAATGTAATATTTCTGACTGCCtggtttatttcatttatatacatattgaaTACATCTGCTGCTTACAAGTTTCATAAGCCAAAACAAATGGTAACACTATATGTGTGTCAGTCCACTTATTACACTTTCTGTGCAATGGTTTTTAATGAGATTATGCAGTGCCAGTGACTCTTATTTATGACAAAGTACCCAGGTGTATTGATGATTCTTTGTATGATTGTAAAAATGCATAGACAAGAAAATGTGTATCATGTAATTTCTTGTAAAACTTGcaatttattgttttgatttttctggAACAGACCTGTTGAAGTCACATAAAATTTTGCAGAAACAGGAAGATATATTGTTTCCAGGACTATGCTGGTTTTCATGCAAGTTAGCTGCACAGCACAGTCCAGTAATTAATTGCAATGAGTAGCTGATCTATTTTAAAGGTGAGGTCAAGGTTTAAAGGGTGATGCATGGCTTGAACATTTAGAAGAGGTCCCTCTCTAGCCatttttctggggtttttttatgtttctcattttacatttttgctaTGTTTTAAAGTGATACAAGATActgatgtttgttttaatttccacATCCTGGTGACTTTTCATTATTGCATAGAAATTTTTAAAGTTCTAAACTGCATAAAGACTTTTATAGATTATAAAGACTTTTATAGATACTTCGCTTACAAAAGCTGTTTACAGTAATTTTTATGAAGTGTTaagtcttatttttttgttcttaaattaCAAGTATATTCATTGGTTTGATAGGGTGATATGACGCACCCTGTCAAAGAATTTGTTTGCTATACCTTCACAGCATTTTAATAGtttactgttttaattttgcttGAAATCCATATATATGTAgtgtacaaaatgaacaaatgaatgctttctaaacttttctttttcaaaagctCTTCCTgccttttttaaagaaacccCAGAAGTTTTGATtccagggatttttttttcaaataagaaaatgtatgaGATTACCACATTTGTGATAACAATAAATCTGATATTAAAACTGCTCATGTTTTTGCTTATTTGTAATCTCTTTCACATATAAAATggtagactttaaaaaaaaaacctctatcCCAAGTGCTTTGAGTGTTGTATTCAAGAAATCATAACAATTTGAGTAATAAGACATTTTTCACGAACTGCGTGCATGGTTAGAAGCATGACGAATTATGTGTCGCAATCATAATGGTCAGGAAGGTCTGAAGTAAGAGGAAGATCGGTACGTGAAATTTATGAGGGGCCTGGAATGGGAAGAATCTGGACAACTGTAGATAAGGGAGGTGAGTAGACGACAACTGATGAACGGGGCCTGGCCACCGACGCGACAAACACCGGCATCGCCGCGCGATAACGTGCGGTAGGTCctctcttttgttctttgcCTAAGCAGCAGCGCATCAGCATGGACAGATTTTCAAATGCAAAGTGTTTTGACTTTGATGTTTTCGCAGTGGATTGAAGATACACCGAAAAGCAATTCATCACCAAAACTGCTtggaataaacaataataacgATAAGGAGTCCTTGGGGCTGAAGCAGGGGTAGTGCGATGCCTTGCGTGTAGTGATGCAGGGGCAGCAGTGAGAATGTGGTGGTGGGCCTCAAACCTATAAAGTATAAACAGCAAAAGGAGGAGGCCTTCTGACCCTCGCCAACACAATTAAAGTCCGAGACGGCACCACTTGCACATGGGGTGCGATGGAGGGACCTGGGCCC
Protein-coding regions in this window:
- the LOC112571536 gene encoding uncharacterized protein LOC112571536, whose protein sequence is MRCAERDAQKQETTATSCLHFATMAESFTPSVSCRNMQCVPDISFRDIEEFSCRSSSKRNHERGYNYFAEKYYSTYGVSVSVTKAVSDGCYTCANGQSGHCGHIVGLLYQLAHFKITGTNYIPEVILTMKRDDLRLFLGCCKNITAPDMAHLQRRKDKRGGSG
- the LOC112571533 gene encoding protein rolling stone-like isoform X1 produces the protein MCYLEMAGCVATLRKEFRLRNFGFSGVKKERFCMPIWQVPFVFYLIYRFVLMVYVIFWLGYTSHFHGSNLEIWGAYLTNWTYTLLTVYMIVHCLVVSYYYVCTFCGQDRYMYSFCRRMNVEYHTSIFAEQSERMEHEHECVVGEEPETEVLLVGTVSFVNRPPWYMCITWVLFSAVSTGAVMVTIVFFAFLFPVMKGASVMSLENVQLHLLNSVIILLENFITGIPCRLLHVVYPILYGLLYLLFSLIYWAVDHSHVMYPILDWNKPGPTVGFVFLIGFVFIPIIYTFFFLLYRLKMSVFHLLYRRANL
- the LOC112571533 gene encoding protein rolling stone-like isoform X2, with product MAGCVATLRKEFRLRNFGFSGVKKERFCMPIWQVPFVFYLIYRFVLMVYVIFWLGYTSHFHGSNLEIWGAYLTNWTYTLLTVYMIVHCLVVSYYYVCTFCGQDRYMYSFCRRMNVEYHTSIFAEQSERMEHEHECVVGEEPETEVLLVGTVSFVNRPPWYMCITWVLFSAVSTGAVMVTIVFFAFLFPVMKGASVMSLENVQLHLLNSVIILLENFITGIPCRLLHVVYPILYGLLYLLFSLIYWAVDHSHVMYPILDWNKPGPTVGFVFLIGFVFIPIIYTFFFLLYRLKMSVFHLLYRRANL